From the Lathyrus oleraceus cultivar Zhongwan6 chromosome 4, CAAS_Psat_ZW6_1.0, whole genome shotgun sequence genome, one window contains:
- the LOC127138525 gene encoding putative lipase C4A8.10, giving the protein MNSFLLYALCFAIVIAIVHFKFNLTPPLFGSILIGFWIIKMKFHRRFGIGITCFKNPKPNSKAEIDVDAELLEVPPHLVIMVNGIVGSSADWRFAAEQFLEKLPDKVIVHRSECNSSKLTFDGVDTMGERLAEEVLSVVSRWPGLKKISFVAHSLGGLVARYAIARLFEYSSTLESEVTRRICNCKEETECTKNCIEQNYEARIAGLEPMNFITFATPHLGSRGNKQLPFLCGLAFLERRASQTAHLVVGRTGKHLFLMDNDDGKPPLLLRMIENSDDLKFMSALRAFKRRVAYANANFDHMVGWRTSSIRRQHELPTFDLQLIDEKYPHIVHAKVGTVDDLSAKESTNVGDQTIDTEEEMIRGLTQVPWERVDVSFRKSKQRYVAHSTIQVKTYWLHSDGSDVIFHMIDKFLI; this is encoded by the exons ATGAATTCGTTTCTCCTTTACGCTTTGTGCTTCGCAATCGTTATCGCGATTGTTCACTTCAAATTCAACCTTACGCCACCGTTATTCGGATCGATTCTCATCGGTTTTTGGATCATCAAGATGAAATTTCATCGCCGATTTGGAATCGGAATTACTTGTTTCAAGAATCCCAAACCGAATTCGAAGGCGGAGATTGACGTTGATGCTGAGCTTCTTGAGGTTCCTCCGCACCTTGTAATCATGGTTAATGGCATCGTTGGCAG TTCTGCTGATTGGAGGTTTGCCGCGGAGCAGTTTCTCGAGAAGCTTCCGGATAAAGTCATCGTCCACC GCAGTGAATGCAATTCTTCAAAATTGACGTTTGATGGTGTTGATACAATGGGTGAGAGGCTAGCTGAAGAG GTACTATCTGTTGTTAGTCGCTGGCCAGGGTTGAAGAAGATCTCCTTTGTTGCACATTCTTTGGGAGGCTTGGTGGCAAGATATGCTATTGCGAGACTTTTTGAATACTCTTCAACATTAGAATCTGAAGTTACCAGAAGAATTTGCAATTGCAAAGAGGAGACAGAATGTACAAAGAATTGCATTGAACAGAATTATGAAGCCCGAATAGCTGGTTTAGAGCCAATGAACTTTATAACCTTTGCAACTCCGCATCTTGGTTCAAGAGGAAACAAGCAG CTTCCATTTCTTTGTGGCCTTGCTTTCCTTGAAAGAAGAGCATCTCAAACTGCACACTTAGTTGTAGGGAGAACTGGAAAGCATCTCTTCCTTATGGACAATGATGATGGAAAGCCTCCTCTTCTCCTCCGAATGATTGAGAATTCTGATGACTTAAAATTTAT GTCAGCTCTACGTGCATTCAAGCGCCGAGTAGCATATGCAAATGCAAACTTTGATC ATATGGTTGGATGGCGCACCTCATCGATTCGGCGTCAGCATGAACTTCCAACA TTTGATCTTCAATTAATTGATGAGAAATACCCGCACATTGTACACGCCAAAGTTGGGACTGTTGATGATCTTTCTGCCAAAGAATCTACTAATGTTGGAGACCAAACAATTGACACAGAAG AGGAGATGATAAGGGGTCTCACTCAGGTTCCTTGGGAGCGTGTGGATGTTAGCTTTCGGAAGAGTAAACAACGGTATGTTGCTCACAGTACAATCCAG GTGAAAACCTATTGGTTGCATTCAGATGGTTCCGATGTGATCTTCCACATGATAGATAAATTCCTTATCTAG
- the LOC127138526 gene encoding pathogenesis-related protein PR-1, producing the protein MNSHFFFCFFVFLTFTTKTLSMFSTSPQSPSSATQLYDKYLTQQKKPNNDTIYKVSKQLCWGCMAESVEFLFRHNIVRSYKWELPLTWDFQLEQYARWWASQRKPDCKVEHSFPENGFKLGENIYWGSGSDWTPSDAVKAWADEEKYYTYVTNSCVSGQMCGHYTQIVWKSTRRIGCARVVCDDGDVFMTCNYDPVGNYDGERPY; encoded by the coding sequence ATGAACTCCCATTTCTTCTTCTGTTTCTTTGTTTTTCTCACTTTCACCACCAAAACTCTCTCAATGTTCTCAACCAGTCCCCAATCTCCTTCTTCAGCCACTCAATTATACGACAAATATTTAACCCAGCAGAAAAAACCAAACAACGACACCATATACAAAGTTTcaaagcaactctgttggggcTGCATGGCAGAGTCAGTAGAGTTCTTGTTCAGACACAACATAGTAAGATCATACAAATGGGAGCTTCCACTGACATGGGATTTCCAGCTCGAGCAATACGCGAGATGGTGGGCTAGTCAAAGAAAACCAGACTGCAAAGTGGAGCATTCATTTCCTGAAAACGGTTTCAAGTTAGGAGAGAATATATATTGGGGTAGTGGCTCTGATTGGACTCCATCTGATGCTGTAAAAGCTTGGGCGGATGAAGAGAAATATTACACGTATGTTACTAATTCATGTGTGTCTGGTCAAATGTGTGGACATTATACTCAGATTGTGTGGAAAAGTACTAGAAGGATTGGTTGTGCTAGAGTTGTGTGTGATGATGGTGATGTGTTCATGACTTGTAACTATGATCCTGTTGGTAATTATGATGGAGAGAGACCATATTAA
- the LOC127138528 gene encoding pathogenesis-related protein PR-1, with protein sequence MDATKCNLKQLTLQTFTHFKLPTFSLFILPSHTCFLTTTTKTNILKMSLRCFIFSLLMFTFHAASGSYIPNKKHSNYRSLPNQFLIPQNIARAAVGLHPLVWDEKLTHYAQWYANERRNDCALEHSNGPYGENIFWGSGDEWNPAQAVGAWVDEKKYYNYWHNSCVDGQMCGHYTQVVWGDTRRVGCASVVCSEGKGTFMTCNYDPPGNYYGEKPY encoded by the coding sequence ATGGATGCCACTAAATGCAATCTAAAACAGTTGACATTGCAAACTTTCACTCATTTCAAACTCCCAACATTTTCATTATTTATACTCCCTTCTCACACATGCTTTctcacaacaacaacaaaaacaaacatCCTCAAAATGAGTCTTAGGTGTTTCATTTTCTCTCTGTTAATGTTCACTTTCCATGCGGCGAGTGGCAGTTATATTCCAAACAAAAAACATTCGAATTACCGCAGCCTCCCGAACCAATTTCTGATTCCTCAGAACATTGCTCGGGCCGCTGTGGGGTTACATCCCCTAGTATGGGACGAAAAGCTAACTCATTACGCGCAATGGTACGCGAACGAACGGCGTAACGACTGCGCGTTGGAGCATTCTAACGGCCCGTACGGCGAGAACATTTTCTGGGGGAGTGGTGATGAATGGAATCCAGCACAAGCAGTGGGTGCTTGGGTTGATGAGAAAAAGTATTACAATTATTGGCATAACTCTTGTGTTGATGGACAAATGTGTGGACATTATACACAGGTTGTGTGGGGTGATACAAGGAGAGTTGGATGTGCTAGTGTTGTTTGTTCTGAAGGGAAAGGTACTTTTATGACATGTAACTATGATCCTCCCGGGAATTACTATGGAGAGAAACCTTATTGA